A single genomic interval of Mucilaginibacter boryungensis harbors:
- a CDS encoding DUF1801 domain-containing protein: MTPTEFIKTQPEDRQALMTALHETIMANDKTVIPVVKPMMGKEMILYEERSYMKYGLAGTKNYMSLHCLPMYMNAPFYQKFEKLLPAAKFQKGCINFNSADEMPPQAVAEIITDCAAISIADMLEKRKKK; encoded by the coding sequence ATGACCCCAACCGAATTCATCAAAACCCAACCCGAAGATAGGCAAGCGCTGATGACCGCCCTGCACGAAACTATTATGGCCAACGATAAAACTGTTATCCCGGTGGTGAAACCAATGATGGGGAAAGAAATGATTCTTTATGAAGAACGCAGCTATATGAAATACGGCCTTGCCGGTACCAAAAACTATATGTCGCTGCACTGCCTGCCTATGTATATGAATGCGCCATTTTACCAAAAGTTTGAAAAACTACTACCTGCTGCCAAATTTCAGAAAGGTTGTATAAACTTTAATAGTGCAGATGAAATGCCGCCACAAGCCGTTGCTGAAATTATTACAGATTGTGCAGCAATAAGCATCGCCGATATGTTAGAAAAACGCAAGAAAAAGTAG
- the sov gene encoding T9SS outer membrane translocon Sov/SprA yields the protein MGGVKTSFAQFQRGKDSLRIKVPVTTPNSRNLMSRQGYFDPDPPNLVRTIEYDAATNTYILIQKVGNLMYRPPQYLTFEQYLQLQQSINRRNYFQQLSDNYAYQSQQPGFIPQIQIRSHTFEQIFGSNTIDIRPQGSAEMIFAGQINSNQNPLFNTNQRKQFNFNFDQRIQMNVVGNIGDKLRIATNYNTDAQYQFDNQIKLDYTGHADEIIQKIEAGTVSMPLPTSLITGSQALFGVKTKLKFGKLDITSIFSQQRSQAKTITISNQAQTNEFRLTPVDYEANRHYFLAQYFRDNYNKAMANIPIISSNITITKIEVWTTNRSNTTTDSRDVLGLIDLGENKPYNTTLVQGGPGFSGLPAGFTGPGFTQRSNTLLNNLPANARLTNANDIVQYFASTGGTDNYAKLTYARKLTDKEFTLQPQLGYISLNYPLNNDEVLSVAYRYTYNGVEYQVGEFSNDIPVDPANPKVLYTKLLKNETLKTSLPTWKLMMKNIYSLGAYQVNRDNFKLLISRLDEKSSIEKYIMDEGARTKSKLWIQLMGLDNLNQQNDKQPDGYFDFLDHITIDAQNGRIMFPVIEPFGSDLAKQFAPGEQALIDRYVYQPLYDSTKTIAQQLFPNLNRYVIKGTYSAQTGSEYQLNATNIPQGSVVVNAGSLALQEGVDYSMDYNSGRIRIINQALLQSGQPITVKIENNELFGVQQKSLYGSRFDYRLNKNLALGATIMHLTEQPITQKETVGDESISNTIWGFDANYSAQSRFLTRMVDKLPFISTKVPSSVNMSGEFAKLNPGSPSALNFAGSTKGTSYLDDFENSRSVIDIKSAVNWQISGTPQLFSEAKNFNDLSYGFNRARLAFYNIDPIFYNLSGSNAPALANSRTELSNHYVRQVLEQEVFPYKQSVTGQALILPTFDLAFYPTVRGPYNFTATGINNDGTLQNPKTRWGGIFRKLETNDFESLNVEFIEFWMLDPFIYKPASQGGDLYFNLGNISEDILYDGRKSLENGLPVDGDLSKVDETNWGRVPKLQPVINAFDSNPASRLLQDVGLDGLNDADERAKFASVLQQIKAQLNPQAAAAMDADPASDDYRYYQGPALDQANLGILARYSRYNGLEGNSKTAEQSQAELGLATSASTSLPDGEDINRDNNMSQADEYFQYKVSVRPQDLIVGQNFITDKVTAQVKLPNGTTSSVNWYQFRIPITNYQAKYGNIQDFKSIRFIRMFTTNFADTAVMRFATMQLVRGEWRNYNAENSTTKVIADPSLGTNPPLDNSTLDVGTVNIEENGTRTPIPYVLPPGIDRQRDYNNLRTDTRLNEQSLSLKVTKLRDGYSRAAFKTFTNDLRSYKHLQMFVHAEGDQLHDGDLSAFIRLGVDYQDNYYEYEVPLTVTHPNTNDPAAIWPDANAMDIELDLLTKAKLARNVAKFNGAPWPLTVPFTISDGKNKITIKGQPDLSRLRAIMLGVRNPLKTSATINDDGLDKSAIIWFNELRLTDFDQRGGWAAIGRFNAKLADFADFTVLGSKSTIGFGSIDQRLSERSRSDNQSYDVATSMELGKFFPDKKGIHIPMYVNVSTQTSMPQYDPGTPDVELKQSLANATSQRQRDSIRNAAMDYTIRKSLNFTNVHKNRSNGAPIHVWDIENFNGTYAYTDYQHHDFNTQSELQRTYHLALAYNYTNQPKYYAPLSKAIKSNLLAVFRDINYSLLPSRLNFQITFDRLYSENTIRNNDPNNFIPIPTSFNKNFNITRVYGIGWHLTKSLEMNIDAQNLSVVDEPAGRINGLKQDTLWNNLKKLGRTVNYNHTINFNYNTPINKLPGLDWTNTIATYTTNFYWVSQPQFAINNPAYNVGNTINNQRSIQINSTLNFVTLYNKFRFIRNANSDSDNGKSALSKLFIGLLTTIKTITPIYTRTEGTTLPGYLPKSNLFGQDLDYNAPGLGFLLGSQADIRPKALASGWLSADTLQNQLYTTNLNEVIDIKSSLEPFKDLRIDLIAKRQRELDYQTNFKYLPGAGFQNLSPITSGSYSISFLSIGTAFAKPYGIDNKSGVFQQFLDARQVVSQRLGKTNPNSTGVVTAGFADGYGANSQSVLVPAFLAAYTGKDPNSVSLNGFPKIPIPNWDIRYSGLSRVSMFSDIFDSFDITHGYRSTYTVNSFSSLLRYQVVNGGSFNRDVNNDFLPDYQYSQVTLFEQFLPLLGMNVRFKNSISASLEYRKSRILSLSLLNSQLAQQNENALHVGMGYRTRHFRFPFGLFSNLKMNNDMNFKLDVDVRDNKTLIYRADIQSAEISSGQKNITVRPSVDYVLSERFHMNVFYDSNITKPYTSQTFNTSVTNFGVNLKLLLQ from the coding sequence ATGGGCGGGGTTAAAACTTCTTTTGCCCAATTCCAGCGAGGTAAAGATTCACTCCGTATCAAGGTCCCGGTAACCACGCCAAACTCCCGTAACCTCATGTCACGGCAGGGCTATTTTGACCCTGATCCGCCAAACCTCGTGCGTACCATTGAGTATGACGCGGCAACCAACACTTATATTTTGATACAAAAGGTAGGTAACCTGATGTACCGCCCGCCCCAATACTTAACTTTTGAACAATATCTGCAATTACAGCAAAGCATTAACCGGCGCAATTATTTCCAGCAATTGTCTGATAACTACGCCTATCAATCGCAGCAGCCGGGCTTTATTCCGCAGATCCAAATACGCAGCCATACATTCGAACAAATATTTGGCAGCAATACTATTGATATCCGCCCGCAGGGCTCGGCCGAAATGATATTTGCGGGGCAGATTAACAGTAACCAAAATCCGCTTTTCAATACCAATCAGCGTAAGCAGTTCAACTTTAATTTCGACCAGCGGATACAAATGAATGTGGTGGGCAACATTGGCGATAAGCTGAGAATTGCCACCAACTATAACACCGATGCCCAATACCAGTTCGATAATCAGATTAAGCTGGACTATACCGGCCATGCCGACGAGATCATTCAGAAAATAGAAGCCGGTACCGTGAGCATGCCCTTGCCCACCAGTTTAATTACCGGCAGCCAAGCCTTATTTGGGGTAAAAACCAAATTGAAATTTGGTAAGCTGGATATTACCAGCATTTTTTCTCAGCAGCGGTCGCAGGCTAAAACTATTACCATCAGCAACCAGGCACAAACCAACGAATTCAGGTTAACTCCCGTTGATTATGAGGCTAACCGGCATTACTTTTTGGCCCAGTATTTCAGGGATAACTACAATAAGGCTATGGCCAATATCCCCATTATCAGTTCTAACATCACCATCACTAAAATTGAAGTTTGGACAACTAACCGCAGCAATACCACCACCGATTCGCGCGATGTATTAGGCCTTATCGACTTAGGCGAAAACAAGCCTTATAACACTACACTGGTGCAGGGCGGTCCGGGTTTTTCGGGTTTGCCGGCAGGGTTTACCGGCCCGGGCTTCACCCAGCGGTCAAACACGTTGCTAAATAATTTACCGGCAAATGCGCGTTTAACAAACGCTAACGATATTGTACAATACTTTGCCAGCACCGGCGGTACCGATAACTACGCTAAACTAACTTATGCCCGTAAGTTAACCGATAAGGAATTCACCCTGCAACCGCAGTTGGGTTATATCTCTCTGAATTACCCGCTGAATAATGACGAGGTTTTATCTGTAGCCTACCGGTACACTTATAATGGTGTGGAATACCAGGTGGGGGAATTCTCTAACGATATCCCGGTCGATCCCGCCAACCCTAAGGTGCTGTATACCAAATTGCTGAAAAATGAAACCCTGAAAACCAGCCTGCCAACCTGGAAACTGATGATGAAAAACATCTATTCGTTAGGGGCTTACCAGGTGAACCGGGATAATTTTAAGCTGCTGATATCCCGGCTTGATGAAAAGTCGAGCATCGAGAAATATATTATGGATGAGGGCGCCCGCACCAAAAGCAAGTTGTGGATACAACTGATGGGCCTTGATAACCTGAACCAGCAGAATGACAAGCAGCCCGACGGCTATTTCGATTTCCTGGACCATATTACTATCGACGCACAGAACGGGCGTATTATGTTCCCGGTAATAGAGCCTTTTGGATCAGACCTGGCCAAACAATTTGCCCCGGGCGAGCAGGCGCTGATAGACCGCTACGTATACCAACCGCTGTACGATTCGACCAAAACCATAGCGCAGCAGCTGTTTCCAAACCTAAACCGTTATGTTATTAAAGGAACGTACTCGGCACAAACAGGTTCTGAATACCAGCTAAATGCCACCAATATCCCGCAAGGTTCGGTAGTGGTTAACGCGGGCAGTCTGGCTTTGCAAGAAGGGGTTGATTATTCAATGGATTACAATTCGGGTCGTATCCGCATCATTAATCAGGCGTTGCTTCAATCGGGCCAGCCCATTACGGTTAAAATAGAAAATAATGAATTGTTCGGCGTCCAGCAAAAATCATTATACGGTAGCCGTTTTGATTACCGGCTGAATAAAAACCTGGCATTAGGTGCAACTATTATGCACCTTACCGAACAACCCATCACTCAAAAAGAAACCGTAGGCGATGAATCTATCTCAAATACCATCTGGGGGTTTGATGCTAATTACAGCGCCCAATCGCGTTTCCTGACAAGGATGGTAGATAAATTACCCTTCATTAGTACCAAAGTCCCATCATCTGTAAATATGAGCGGCGAGTTTGCCAAACTGAACCCCGGCTCGCCCAGTGCGCTTAATTTCGCGGGATCGACAAAAGGAACCTCCTACCTGGACGATTTTGAGAACAGCCGCTCGGTAATTGATATCAAAAGTGCCGTAAACTGGCAAATATCCGGCACACCGCAACTATTCAGCGAGGCTAAGAATTTTAATGATCTGAGCTACGGCTTTAACCGCGCGCGCCTGGCTTTCTATAATATCGATCCCATATTTTATAACCTGTCGGGATCAAACGCCCCGGCGCTGGCCAACTCGCGTACCGAGTTATCCAACCACTATGTGCGCCAGGTGCTGGAGCAGGAAGTGTTCCCCTACAAGCAATCGGTAACCGGCCAGGCTTTAATATTACCTACTTTCGATCTGGCCTTTTATCCAACTGTGCGTGGCCCTTACAATTTTACAGCTACTGGTATTAATAATGATGGTACGCTGCAAAACCCCAAAACCCGTTGGGGCGGTATCTTCCGCAAACTGGAAACTAACGATTTTGAATCGCTAAACGTAGAGTTTATTGAGTTTTGGATGCTGGACCCATTTATTTACAAACCTGCATCGCAAGGCGGCGACCTGTACTTTAACCTGGGTAATATATCCGAAGATATTTTATACGATGGGCGTAAAAGTTTAGAGAACGGCTTACCTGTTGATGGCGACCTGAGCAAGGTTGATGAAACCAATTGGGGCCGCGTACCCAAATTGCAACCCGTTATTAATGCTTTCGATAGCAACCCGGCATCGCGGCTATTGCAGGATGTTGGTTTGGATGGGCTGAACGATGCCGACGAACGGGCTAAATTTGCATCGGTGCTGCAGCAGATAAAAGCGCAGCTAAACCCACAGGCAGCCGCAGCTATGGATGCCGACCCTGCATCGGACGATTACCGCTATTACCAGGGCCCCGCGCTTGATCAGGCTAACCTGGGCATACTGGCACGTTACAGCCGTTATAATGGGTTGGAAGGTAACTCAAAAACGGCTGAACAATCGCAGGCGGAACTGGGCCTGGCCACATCGGCTTCAACCTCTTTACCCGATGGGGAAGATATTAACCGAGATAATAACATGAGCCAGGCCGACGAGTACTTCCAATATAAGGTTTCTGTCCGCCCGCAGGACCTGATCGTTGGTCAAAACTTTATTACTGATAAGGTGACCGCACAGGTGAAATTACCGAACGGGACCACTTCATCCGTAAACTGGTACCAGTTCAGGATACCTATTACCAATTACCAGGCTAAATACGGTAACATTCAGGATTTTAAATCCATCCGCTTTATCCGCATGTTTACTACCAACTTTGCCGATACCGCGGTAATGCGTTTTGCCACCATGCAACTGGTGCGCGGCGAATGGCGCAACTACAATGCGGAGAACAGCACCACTAAAGTAATTGCCGATCCATCGCTGGGAACAAACCCGCCGCTGGATAACTCCACTTTAGATGTGGGTACGGTAAACATTGAAGAGAACGGCACCCGTACACCTATCCCCTATGTACTGCCACCGGGTATCGACCGTCAGCGCGATTATAATAATCTGCGTACTGATACCCGTTTGAACGAACAGTCGCTATCGTTAAAAGTTACCAAACTGCGCGATGGCTATTCACGCGCGGCGTTTAAAACGTTTACTAACGATCTGCGGTCGTACAAACACCTGCAAATGTTTGTGCATGCCGAAGGCGACCAACTGCATGATGGTGACCTGAGTGCCTTCATACGCTTGGGTGTAGATTACCAGGACAATTATTATGAGTATGAAGTGCCGCTGACGGTAACACATCCTAACACTAACGACCCGGCAGCTATTTGGCCTGATGCCAACGCAATGGATATTGAACTTGACCTGCTGACCAAAGCTAAACTGGCGCGTAACGTAGCTAAATTTAATGGCGCCCCGTGGCCGCTGACAGTGCCTTTTACTATTAGCGATGGGAAGAACAAGATTACCATTAAAGGACAGCCTGACCTGAGCCGTTTGCGGGCCATTATGCTGGGTGTGCGCAATCCGCTAAAAACATCGGCTACGATTAATGATGATGGGTTGGATAAATCGGCCATTATATGGTTCAACGAATTGCGGTTGACCGATTTTGACCAACGGGGCGGCTGGGCAGCTATTGGCCGTTTTAATGCAAAACTGGCCGACTTTGCCGACTTTACCGTGCTAGGCAGTAAAAGCACCATTGGGTTTGGGTCGATAGACCAGCGCCTGAGCGAACGCAGCCGTAGTGATAACCAAAGTTATGATGTGGCTACCAGTATGGAGCTGGGCAAGTTCTTCCCTGATAAAAAGGGTATCCACATCCCTATGTATGTAAACGTATCTACCCAAACCAGCATGCCGCAGTATGATCCGGGTACGCCCGATGTGGAATTGAAGCAAAGCCTGGCCAATGCCACCAGTCAGCGCCAGCGCGATTCGATAAGGAATGCTGCAATGGACTATACCATCCGCAAAAGCCTTAACTTTACCAACGTACACAAAAACCGAAGTAATGGCGCACCGATACATGTATGGGATATAGAAAACTTTAACGGTACCTATGCTTATACCGATTACCAGCACCACGATTTTAACACCCAAAGCGAATTACAGCGTACGTATCATTTAGCGCTGGCATATAACTATACCAATCAGCCTAAATACTACGCGCCGCTTAGTAAGGCCATTAAAAGCAATTTGCTGGCTGTATTCAGGGATATTAACTATAGCCTGCTGCCATCCCGGTTAAACTTCCAGATCACGTTCGACCGTTTATATTCTGAAAACACCATCCGTAACAACGACCCGAACAACTTTATACCGATACCAACATCGTTTAATAAAAACTTTAACATTACTCGCGTTTATGGCATTGGCTGGCACTTAACCAAATCGCTGGAGATGAATATTGACGCGCAAAACCTATCGGTGGTAGATGAGCCTGCGGGGCGCATTAACGGCCTTAAGCAGGACACCTTGTGGAACAACCTGAAGAAACTGGGCCGCACGGTGAACTACAACCATACTATCAACTTTAATTATAACACGCCTATAAATAAACTGCCCGGGCTGGATTGGACAAACACCATTGCTACCTACACTACCAACTTCTATTGGGTGTCGCAACCGCAGTTCGCTATAAATAACCCGGCATATAACGTGGGTAATACGATCAATAACCAGCGCAGTATCCAGATCAATTCGACCCTGAACTTTGTTACGCTGTATAACAAATTCAGGTTTATCCGCAATGCCAATAGCGACAGTGATAACGGGAAAAGCGCGTTAAGTAAATTATTTATCGGTTTATTGACCACTATTAAAACCATCACTCCTATTTATACCCGTACCGAGGGTACAACCTTACCGGGCTACCTGCCAAAATCGAACCTGTTTGGGCAGGACCTGGATTACAATGCACCTGGGCTGGGCTTCTTATTGGGCAGCCAGGCCGATATCAGGCCGAAAGCTTTGGCTTCGGGGTGGCTATCTGCCGATACGCTGCAAAACCAGTTATACACTACCAACCTGAATGAGGTTATTGATATAAAAAGCTCGCTCGAACCATTTAAGGACCTGCGGATTGACCTGATAGCCAAGCGCCAGCGCGAGTTGGATTATCAAACCAATTTTAAATATTTGCCGGGCGCGGGCTTCCAAAATTTAAGCCCTATTACATCAGGCAGCTATAGTATCAGCTTTTTATCTATAGGTACTGCATTTGCCAAGCCTTACGGGATAGACAATAAATCGGGCGTATTCCAGCAGTTCCTGGATGCGCGACAGGTGGTTTCGCAGCGGTTGGGTAAAACCAATCCTAATTCTACCGGTGTGGTTACAGCTGGCTTTGCCGATGGTTACGGGGCTAATTCGCAATCGGTACTGGTGCCGGCATTTTTGGCGGCTTATACAGGGAAGGACCCTAATTCGGTTAGCCTGAATGGATTCCCCAAAATACCCATCCCTAACTGGGATATCCGCTACAGCGGCTTAAGCCGGGTAAGCATGTTCAGCGATATATTCGATTCGTTTGATATTACGCACGGTTATCGTTCAACCTATACGGTAAATAGCTTCAGCTCGTTATTGCGCTACCAGGTGGTGAACGGTGGTTCGTTTAACCGCGATGTGAATAACGACTTTTTGCCCGATTACCAGTACAGCCAGGTTACTTTGTTTGAGCAGTTTTTGCCTCTGTTAGGTATGAATGTGCGTTTTAAGAACAGCATATCGGCCAGTTTGGAATATCGTAAAAGCCGTATTTTGAGCCTTAGCTTACTAAACAGTCAGCTGGCACAGCAAAATGAGAATGCTTTGCATGTTGGCATGGGGTACCGTACCAGACACTTCAGGTTCCCATTTGGCTTGTTCAGTAACCTGAAAATGAATAACGATATGAACTTTAAGCTTGACGTAGATGTGCGGGACAACAAAACGCTGATCTATCGCGCAGATATCCAGTCGGCAGAGATTTCATCAGGGCAAAAAAATATCACCGTGCGCCCCTCTGTTGATTATGTGCTAAGCGAACGCTTCCACATGAACGTGTTCTACGATTCCAACATTACCAAGCCTTATACTTCGCAAACGTTTAATACCTCAGTTACCAATTTTGGGGTGAACTTGAAGTTGTTGTTGCAATAA
- the ruvA gene encoding Holliday junction branch migration protein RuvA has translation MYAYIDGKLVFKSPAYVVIDAGGVGYHINISLNTYSKLGDGEKCKLFTWLHVKEDAHTLYGFIEEGERRLFLHLISVSGIGPNTGRMILSSITPQEIQAAIVGGNVSQIQRIKGIGPKSAQRMILELQDKLKKDGPDTLTMVPVNVTVKDEALSALVMLGFARNAAEKVLDSEINKNGGNLTVEQLIKFALKSL, from the coding sequence ATGTACGCTTATATCGACGGTAAATTAGTTTTTAAAAGCCCTGCTTATGTGGTAATTGATGCCGGTGGTGTAGGCTATCATATCAATATCTCGTTAAATACCTATTCAAAATTGGGCGATGGGGAAAAATGTAAATTATTTACGTGGTTACACGTTAAAGAGGACGCGCATACGTTATATGGTTTTATAGAGGAAGGCGAACGCCGGTTGTTCCTGCACCTGATATCGGTATCGGGGATAGGGCCAAACACCGGGCGCATGATATTATCATCCATAACACCGCAGGAAATACAGGCGGCAATTGTGGGGGGTAATGTATCGCAAATACAACGTATAAAGGGGATAGGGCCTAAATCGGCGCAACGAATGATTTTGGAATTGCAGGATAAGCTGAAAAAGGATGGCCCGGATACCCTAACCATGGTGCCTGTAAACGTTACGGTTAAAGATGAGGCGCTTTCGGCATTGGTAATGCTGGGCTTTGCCCGTAATGCGGCCGAAAAGGTTTTGGATTCAGAAATTAATAAGAATGGCGGGAATTTAACCGTTGAACAGCTTATAAAATTTGCGTTAAAGAGTTTATAA
- a CDS encoding NADP-dependent malic enzyme — translation MNKTNRKQDALNYHSKGRPGKIQVVPTKPTNSQRDLTMAYSPGVAEPCLAIANNVDDVYKYTAKGNLVAVISNGTAVLGLGNIGPEASKPVMEGKGLLFKIYADIDVFDLELNTQNVDEFVNIVKALEPTFGGINLEDISAPTCFEIERRLKAEMNIPVMHDDQHGTAIISGAALMNACEIQKKKLDKIKLVVNGAGAAAVSCTKIYLSLGVKKENLVMFDINGLLTTSRTDLDDMRMQFATDRKDIKDLKDALKNADVFIGLSAGNVVTPDMLKGMAKNPIVFAMANPNPEIAYDIAVEARPDMIMATGRSDFPNQVNNVLGFPFIFRGALDVRATAINEEMKLAATKAIAELAKKPVPEAVNLAYGARNLKFGKDYIIPKPMDQRLLIEVSTAVAKAAVDSGVARKVITDWDAYTEELRSRVNKDDRLMRNLSLKAKENPKRVVFAEADNYKILRAAQIVKDEGIATPILLGNTEKIKQILRENELDLGDVKIIDIRTDCVENAQEYAEFLFKKRQRRGITLYEAKKLMRDRNYYGASMVQFGHADALISGLTKNYVTTVKPALQIIGTQPNVAKVAGMYIMITKKGPVFFGDTTVNVDPSVQDLVDITVLIERSVKQFINNPRVALLSYSNFGSNDGPIPEKTREAVKMLHKNYPDMVVDGEMQANFAINTSLLMDNYPFSTLNGKAANTLIFPNLESGNIAYKLLQELGGAEAVGPILLGLNKPVHVLQLGSSVREIVNMITIAVVDAQAKEAVAGNKNKKAGK, via the coding sequence ATGAATAAAACCAATCGTAAACAGGATGCGCTGAATTATCACTCAAAAGGGCGTCCCGGTAAAATACAGGTAGTCCCCACCAAACCCACTAATTCACAGCGCGATCTAACCATGGCTTATTCGCCCGGCGTTGCCGAGCCCTGCTTAGCCATTGCTAATAATGTTGATGATGTATATAAATATACAGCCAAAGGTAACCTGGTAGCAGTAATAAGTAATGGTACTGCGGTATTGGGTTTAGGTAATATTGGCCCCGAAGCCAGTAAGCCCGTAATGGAGGGCAAAGGCCTGCTGTTTAAAATTTATGCCGATATAGACGTGTTTGACCTGGAGTTGAATACCCAGAACGTAGACGAATTTGTAAACATTGTAAAAGCGCTGGAACCTACTTTTGGCGGCATTAACCTGGAAGATATTTCGGCACCAACCTGTTTTGAGATCGAGCGCAGGTTGAAAGCAGAGATGAATATCCCCGTAATGCACGATGACCAGCACGGTACAGCCATTATATCGGGCGCGGCGCTGATGAACGCCTGCGAGATTCAAAAAAAGAAGCTGGATAAAATAAAATTGGTAGTAAATGGCGCGGGTGCCGCGGCAGTTTCCTGTACCAAAATATACCTGTCGCTTGGCGTTAAAAAAGAGAACCTGGTGATGTTTGATATCAACGGCCTGTTAACCACCAGCCGCACCGATCTGGACGATATGCGCATGCAGTTTGCTACCGATCGGAAAGATATTAAAGACCTGAAAGATGCCCTAAAAAACGCCGATGTGTTTATCGGCCTTTCTGCAGGTAACGTGGTTACGCCAGATATGCTGAAAGGTATGGCCAAAAATCCAATTGTTTTTGCCATGGCTAATCCCAACCCCGAAATTGCTTACGATATAGCAGTTGAGGCCCGGCCGGATATGATCATGGCTACCGGCCGTTCTGACTTCCCTAACCAGGTAAACAACGTTTTGGGCTTTCCGTTCATTTTCCGTGGCGCGCTTGATGTAAGGGCGACTGCTATTAACGAAGAAATGAAACTGGCCGCTACCAAAGCCATTGCCGAACTGGCCAAAAAGCCAGTGCCTGAAGCGGTTAACTTAGCTTATGGTGCACGTAATTTAAAGTTTGGTAAAGATTATATCATCCCAAAACCGATGGATCAGCGGTTGTTGATAGAAGTATCAACGGCAGTGGCTAAAGCCGCGGTTGATTCGGGCGTGGCACGCAAGGTAATTACTGACTGGGATGCCTATACCGAGGAATTACGTTCGCGGGTTAACAAGGATGACAGGCTGATGCGTAACCTATCGCTGAAAGCAAAAGAAAACCCTAAACGAGTTGTATTTGCCGAAGCTGATAATTACAAGATTTTACGTGCTGCCCAAATTGTTAAGGATGAAGGCATTGCCACACCAATACTGTTGGGCAATACCGAAAAGATAAAGCAGATACTACGCGAAAATGAACTGGATCTGGGTGATGTAAAGATCATTGACATCAGGACTGATTGCGTAGAGAATGCCCAGGAATATGCCGAGTTTTTATTTAAAAAACGCCAGCGCAGGGGTATTACCCTTTACGAGGCCAAAAAGCTAATGCGCGACCGTAACTATTATGGCGCCAGCATGGTACAATTCGGTCATGCCGATGCGCTGATATCGGGCCTTACCAAAAACTATGTAACTACAGTTAAGCCAGCATTGCAAATTATTGGCACACAGCCCAATGTGGCCAAGGTAGCCGGTATGTATATCATGATTACCAAGAAAGGTCCTGTGTTTTTTGGTGATACTACCGTAAATGTTGACCCAAGTGTGCAGGACCTTGTAGATATTACCGTGCTGATAGAGCGTTCGGTAAAACAATTTATTAATAACCCAAGGGTGGCTTTGCTATCATATTCCAACTTCGGTTCGAACGATGGGCCTATACCCGAAAAAACCCGCGAAGCCGTAAAAATGCTGCACAAAAACTATCCGGATATGGTAGTTGATGGCGAAATGCAGGCCAACTTTGCTATTAACACAAGTTTGCTGATGGACAATTACCCCTTTAGTACACTGAACGGGAAAGCGGCCAATACACTGATATTCCCTAACCTGGAATCGGGTAACATAGCGTATAAACTGTTACAGGAATTGGGCGGAGCTGAAGCAGTAGGTCCAATTTTATTGGGGTTGAACAAACCGGTGCACGTATTGCAATTGGGTAGCTCGGTAAGGGAGATCGTCAACATGATCACCATTGCGGTGGTTGATGCGCAAGCCAAAGAAGCTGTCGCCGGAAATAAAAACAAAAAGGCGGGAAAATAG